The DNA segment CGGAGATCAGCTCGCCGCGGAGCTCACCGTTGCGCTCGATGCCCAGTGAACTCAGGTACTTGTCCAGCGCGGCCAGGTTGAGGCCGTCGAGTCGGTCAGCCGAGGTCACCGGACCTGTTTACCACCGCTGATTCCGGGGCAACAGATCCCACACGTGCTCGGTGGAGTTGACCGAGGCCACCGTCGCCTGACCGGTCCGGGAGAACAATAGCCGGGTCACCGATGCGTAATCGATGGGAAACGACAGCAGCCGGGCGGTCCCCAGAATCTCGTGCAACACCACGTTGATCACCCCGCCGTGGCTGAACGCCGCGACCGTGTCCTCGGGTGCGGCGGCGGCGATGAGGTCGGCGACGGCCGCCCGAACCCGCGCCCGAAAGGAGTCTTCGTCGACCGCGCTGGGCAGCTGCCCCTGGGCCATCCGGGCCCACTCCTCGGGGAATTCGGCGCGAATCTGCTCGACGGGGATGTAGGCGGACAGGTCGCGGTCGTATTCGGCAAACCTGTCGTCGATTTCGACGGCCAGGTCACGCGTCGCCGCGATCGGTTGGGCGGTCTGAATGGCGCGGCGCTGCGGGCTGCTCACCACCCGGGAGATCGGGAACCTGGCCAGCGCCCCCGGCAGGCGCGCGACCTGCGCCAATCCGGCGTCCGACAGGTCGGGGTCGGAACCTTCACCGTGTTCTGTGCGCCGCGGCAGCGCATGCCGGACCAACAGCAGCTGCATGGTCCAAGCCTCGCATGTGGTTCCGCATCGCTACGGCAACCTCGGCGCACGGTCAGCGCACGGTCAGGGCGTGACGATGTTGAAACCGGGGTCCGGTTCCTCGAGCACACCCAACAGCGACCGCAGCGCCGTCTGGTCGCCGGACACCTCGAGCCCAGCCGAGCTGAAATCGCCGGCCGCCACCCCCAGCAGCCGAGACTTGGTGTCCAGCCTCACGGTAACCGTCGCGGTGGCCGGATCAGCAGGACGCTCGCGATGGACCAACACGCCATTGCGCAGCGTAAGCCGGTAGTTGGCGTCCACATCACGGAACGTGACATCGATAGCGATGTCCAGCTCCCAACTGCGTGGCCCGTTGACCCGAATGGCGAGGCCGTCGAAGATCTGCTCCGGTGTCAGCTGCGACAACAACGTCAACGACGTGGTTTGGGTTGCGGTGCCGACGTTTCCGACACGCAATTCGGCGGCCCCACTCATGAAGAAGTTGCGCCACGTCGCGTTTTCGGCGCCGTAGCCGAGCTGCTCTAGGGTGTCGGCGTATAGCGCGCGGGCACCGCCGTGGTCACTGTCGGTGAACACCGCATGGTCGAGCAGCGTGGCCGCCCACCGGAAATCACCGGAGTCGAAGGCCTGCTGAGCGAGTTGGACGACCCGGTCGATCCCACCGATAGCGTCGACGTAGCGCGGGCCGAGCGCTTCTGGGGGATGGGGCCACAGCCGGGCCGGGTTGCCGTCGAACCATCCCATGTAACGTTGATAGATCGCCTTCACGTTATGGCTGACCGAGCCGTAGTAGCCGTGGGTGTGCCAGGCCCGCTCCAATGCTGGTGGCAGCTGGAATATTTCGGCGATTTCGACGCCGGTGTAGCCCTGGTTGAGCAGCCGCAGCGTCTGGTCGTGTAGGTAGGCGTACAGATCTCGCTGCAGCGACAGGAATTCGACGATGCGCTGGTGGCCCCAGGTCGGCCAGTGGTGCGAAGCGAACACCACATCGGTGCGGTCGGCGAAGGTGTCGATCGCCTCGGTGAGATAGCCCGACCAGGCATGCGGGTCGCGCACCAGCGCGCCGCGCAGGGTCAGCAGGTTGTGCAGGTTGTGGGTGGCGTTCTCGGCCATGCACAACGCGCGGTATTTCGGGAAATAGAAGTGCATCTCGGCGGGGGCCTCGGTGCCCGGCGCCATCTGGAACTCGATCTCCACGCCGTCGATGCGGTGTGTCTGCCCGGTCGTGCGGATGTTGACGGTCGGGTTGATGACGCCCACCTCACCGGTCGACGGGGCCTGGCCGAGCCCGCAGCCCACCTGCCCCTGCGGTCCGCGGTCCAGCATCGTGCCATACATGTAGGTGGCGCGGCGTGTCATGGCCGGACCGGCGTAGACGTTCTCCTGCACGGCGTGCGCAGAGAAGCCCTCCGGTGCCAGCACCGCCACCTTGCCCGCGTCCACATCGGCTTGGGTGGTGACCCCCAGCACGCCACCGAAGTGGTCGACGTGACTGTGGGTGTAGATCACCGCGACCACCGGGCGGTCACCGCCACGGTGAGCCCGATACAGCTCCAGGGCCGCGGCGGCCACCTCGGTGGATATCAACGGGTCGATGACGATGAGTCCGGTATCGCCCTCGACGAAACTGATGTTGGAGATGTCGAATCCGCGGACCTGGTAGATGCCCGGCACCACTTCGTAGAGGCCCTGCTTGGCGGCCAGCGTCGATTGCCGCCACAGGCTGGGATGCACCGACGTCGGCGGCGGCCCGCCGAGAAACGCATAGGCATCGTTGTCCCATACCACACGGCCGTCGGCCGCCTTGATGACACACGGCGACAGCGCCGCAATGAATCCGCGGTCGGCATCGTCGAAATCCGTTGTGTCATCCCACGGTAGCGAGTGCTTGCCGTGTGCCGACGCAATGACCGCGGTGGGAGGTTTATGGTCCACCGGCACTACCTTGCCATTACCGCGGCGATCTTCGACAGAGCCCCCCAGATCCGATTCGGTGGCCACGACCGGACGAACTGGGAAATATTTCTTCGCGGTCCCTAGACCTCAGGCCCAGTTAACCCGCATACTCCGAAGCGGTCCTCAATGCCGATGGACCGCTACGACGGGCAAAGGAGCACAGGGTGAAGCGTGGACTGACGGTCGCGGTAGCCGGAGCGGCCATTCTGGTTGTGGGTCTTTCCGGATGTTCGAGCAACAAGTCGACTACGGGCGGCGGTACCACGACTGCCGGAGGCACAACGGCAAGCCCCGCCGCCGGCGGGCCAAAGGTCATCATCGACGGCAAGGACCAAAACGTCACCGGTTCGGTGGTGTGCACCACGGCAGCCGGCAATGTCAACATCGCGATCGGTGGAGCGGCGACGGGCATCGCCGCCGTGCTCACCGACACCAACCCGCCCGAGGTGAAGTCCGTCGGGCTGGGCAACGTCAACGGCGTCACGCTCGGATACACATCGGGTACCGGCCAGGGCAACGCCACGGCCACCAAGAACGGCAACACCTACAAGATCACCGGCACCGCCACCGGGGTTGACATGGCCAACCCGATGTCGCCGGTGACCAAGCCGTTTGAAATCGACGTGACCTGTTCCTAACCCGCGGCGCCTCCTCGGGCCCGGCACCGGACCCGAGGAGGCACAATCAGGCCACCCGCGGTGACCTAGAGCTGGTAAGCGTGCGGTTGCCACCCGTTAAGTGGCAGCCGCACGGTGAACTCGGTATGACCGGGCCGGCTGTTCAGCGTGATCGTTCCATGGTGCGCCTTGACCACGGCGGAGACGATCGCCAAACCGAGCCCGGTGCTGCCGCCGTGGCGGGAGCGTGAGGTATCGCCGCGGACGAACCGCTCGAACACCTCCGACTGCTGCGCCACCGGTACGCCGGGGCCGTTGTCGATCACCTGCAGCACGGCGTGGCACGGCTCTGTGCACAGCCGTGTCGTGACGACGGTGCCGGCGCCGGTATGGACGCGGGCGTTGGCCAGCAGGTTGGTCAGCACCTGATGCAATCGCGGCGCATCACCGGGGACCACCACCGGTTCGGGGGGCAGGTCGAGCTCCCAGTGGTGATCCGATGCGGCGACGTGTGCGTCGCTGACCGCGTCGACCGCCAACCGGGACAGGTCCACCGGTTCGCGTTCCAGCGGCCGGCCCGAGTCCAGGCGGGCCAGCAGCAGCAGGTCCTCGACGAGGCGCGTGATCCGATCGGTCTCGGACGCCACCCGGCTCATCGCGTGTGCCACCGCCGCACGATCGTCACCCATCCGCTGCGCCAGCTCGGTGTAACCGCGGATCGCGGCCAGCGGCGTACGCAGTTCGTGGCTGGCGTCGGCGACGAATTGGCGCACCCGCGTCTCGCTGGCCTGTCGCGTCGACAGCGCCGCGGCGATGTGGTCGAGCATCCGGTTCAGCGCCGAACCGAGTCGACCGACCTCGGTGTAGGGATTCGCGTCGGGCTGGGGCACCCGCACGGGCAGCGCAACTTCGCCGCGGTCCAACGGCAGGTCGACAACCTCGCTCGCGGTTTGCGCGACGCGGCGCAACGGCGCCAGCGCCCGCCTGATGATGACCACGCCCGCGCTCGTCGCGGCGACCAGCGCGATCACCGTGAGGATCCCGAAGATGACCAGCATCTGGAACATCGTGGCGTCGACGCCCGCCATCGACAGACCGGTGACGATGACGTCGGCCCGGTGGCGGCTCGGGGCGGCCACGACACGATACCGGCCGAGGCCGTCGAGGTTGAGGGTGACCGGTGTGCGGCTGCCGGCGATCCGTTCCAGCTGCGCCTGCGCGGTTGGGGTCAACGCGGCCCGGGTGCCACTGCTGGTCAGATATCCCGCGTCGACGGTCCTGCCGTTGCTGACCACCGCAGCGACCATTCCGGCCGGCTGGCCCGGCGCATCGAGGAACCGGGGGCCGGGGCCGGCCCTGGTGTAGCGCGGTTCGTGGCGACGGGGCAGTTCGGGATACAGCAGCGCGGAGCGGTAGCTGGTGCCGCTGAGCTGCCCGTCGAGCTGTGCCAGCAAGTGATGGCGCAGCGCCAGCTCGGTGGCCGCGGTGATGCCCAGACACACGATGGCCAGCACCACGATCTGCCCGACCAGAAGCCGCAGCCGAAGCGACCAGACTCGCCTAGCCTCAGCGGGCCGGCTTGAGGACATAGCCGGCGCCGCGCAGCGTGTGGATCATGGGTTTGCGGCCGTTGTCGATCTTCTTGCGCAGGTAGGAGATGTACAGCTCGACGATATTAGACCGGCCACCGAAGTCGTAGCTCCACACCCGGTCCAGAATCTGGGCCTTGCTCAGCACCCGCTTGGAGTTGCGCATCATGAACCGCAGCAGCTCGAACTCGGTGGAGGTCAACGTGACCGGCTCGCCGGCGCGCGTCACCTCGTGGCTGTCTTCGTCCAGCACCAGGTCCCCGACCACCAGTTGCGCGCCGCCGTCGGCTGTGGTGACCCCGGTGCGCCGCAGCAGCGCCCGCAGCCGAAGCACCACCTCCTCGAGGCTGAACGGCTTGGTGACGTAGTCGTCGCCGCCCGCGGTGAGCCCGGCGATGCGATCCTCCACCGCGTCCTTGGCCGTCAGCAGCAACACCGGCAACCGGGGATTCTGCTCGCGCAACGCCTGAAGCACGTCGAGGCCGCTCATGTCGGGCAGCATCACGTCCAGTACGACCACGTCGGGGCGCTGCGCGCGGGCCGCGGCGATGGCCGATGAGCCATCGCTGGCGGTGACGATGTTCCAGCCCTCGTAGCGCAACGCCATCGACACCATCTCGGCGAGGACAAGTTCGTCGTCAACGACCAGTACGGTGACCGGCTGTCCGTCGGCACGGCACATGACGACGCGCTCAACCCGGGTTTTGGGCACGGTCACGGCTTCCAGTGTCCGCGGCCGGCTAAACCGAAGCTAAGCCGTTGCTATGTGCAGGCTGTGAAATAGCGCGGTGCTGGCCGTCCGGGGTGCTTCGTGGCGGGCACTACGGCTGGCGGGACGCGAGCCACGCCGCGGCCCGCCGCTTCGACACCCGGGACAACCATGCGTCCTGCACCAGTTCGGTCAATTCCGACACGCTGACCTCCGCTAGTCGACTGGCCCGCACGAGCACCGAGGGATGCCCATCGAAGCGCTCCGTGGTGAAAAACGGTGAAGCCGGATCCTGCACCAGCGCGAGCTTGTCGCTCTCCGATTCCACCCAGAGCATGATCACGTCGGTGTAGCGGTCACCGGTGACCGGATCGGTCGCGTCCGGTTGTGGGGTGCGAAAGAACACGAACGACCTGCCGCCCACCTGATAGATCGCGTTGCCCTTTGGTCCTTCCACGCGTTTGACGTGCGGCATCGACGCAGCGATCCGGTGCACATCGCCGACTTCGGCGGGTCGATCGGACATAGCCGCGACATTACCCACCGACTGCGGCGACGGCGGGCCAACGGCCGGTAGCATGGGCGACACGTAGCGCGGGAAGGGTGGTCTGACGCAGCGTGGTCGACACTTTGTTCGCCGACGTCTCCGAATACCAAGTGCCCGTGGATAACTCATATCCCTACCAGGTTCTTTCGATTCGCGTGTGCGACGGCACCTATCGCGATCACAACTTTGCGCTCAACTACGCATGGATGCGCGCGGCGTTGGACAGCCGGCGACTGACCTTCGGAATCGTCTACACCTATGTCCGCCCCAACTGGTTAGCCAACGCCAATACCGTGCGCACGATGATCGACGCCAACGGCGGCTTGCACCGCCGGGTGGCGTTAATGCTCGACGTCGAATCGGGCGGTAACCCGCCGGGCGACGGGTCCAGCTGGATCAACCGGCTGTACTGGAACCTAGCGGATTACGCGGGATCCGCGGCGCGAATCATCGGTTACGCCAATGCCTATGACTTCTACAACATGTGGCGGGTGCGCCCGCCCGGCCTGCGTGTCATCGCGGCGGGTTACGGATCCAACCCGCACCTTCCCGGACAGGTCGCCCACCAGTACACCGACGGCTCGGGTTATAGCCCCAATCTGCCGCAGGGCGCTCCGCCGTTCGGCCGCTGCGACATGAACTCCGCCGATGGCCTGACCCCACAACAGTTTGCCGCCGCGTGCGGCATCACCACGAACGGAGGACCGCTGATGGCGCTCACCGACGAGGAGCAGGCCGAACTGTTGACGAAGGTCCGTGAGATCTGGGATCAGCTGCGCGGGCCCAACGGCACCGGCTGGCCACAGCTGGGCCAGAACAGCCGAGGCCAGGATCTCACGCCCGTCGACGCGATCGCGGCGATCAAGAACGACGTGGAACGTCTCCAGCCGCCGACATGACGAGTGTTACCGGACCGGTCGGCCGTACTGAAACGAAAAGGGCTGGCGGCATTGCGTCTTCGAGACCGTGGGGGACGCTGGGGCTCGGCCCGTTCGTCAAGGGTGACCTACGCTTTTTCCAGACGTTGCACAGGCCTCGGAGGGGGATGCGATGACGCGCTACCACAGCAAGTGTTCGCCCACCACAGGAAAGCGCTCGCCGCGGGCGACCTGGACGAGATCGTCGCCGACTACGCCGACGACTCGGTGGTGATCACGTCCCGGGCCGTTGCGCGCGGCAAAGCCGGTATCCGGGAAGTGTTCGTCAACTTGCTCGCCGACGTGCCCAACGCGGCGTGGGATGTGAAAACCCAAGTCTTCGAAGGCGATGTGCTCTTTCTGGAGTGGTCCGCCGATTCGGCGCTCAACCGGGTGGACGACGGCGTCGACACCTTCGTGTTTCGCGACGGCGCGGCGGCCCCAACTGGGCCGACGACGCTACCCGACGTGGTGTCGGTGTCCTCGTAGCGCGCGAGGTTCACTGCGGCGTTGTCATCACGCTGGTGACGTGCCAAGCAACCGTCGCATTGCCGATGTTCGTCCCAGCCGATGTTCTGCACATGCCGACACAAGTGACAGGTTTTCGACGACGGGAACCAGCGGTCTGCGACCACCAACTCCGACCCGTACCAGCGGCTCTTGTAGGCCAGGTGCCGGCGCGGTGTACCCAGGGCGGCATCGGAAAGTCCGCGCCGGCGGGCACGGCGCCGGGCAAGCACCTTCTGTCGCTGCATCCCTGCGGCGTCCAAACCTTCAACCACGATACGGCCGTGAGTTATGGCCAATCGCGTTGTCAGGGCATGCAGATGATGGGTGCGGACATCGTTGACCCGGCGATGCAGCCGGGACACCTCGGTGGTGCGCTCACGATAGCGGCGTGAGCCTTTGGTGCAGCGGGAACGAGCCCGGGGGCGCTGCACCAGCACCCGCACGCTCGCGTCCAGCCGGGCGCCGTTGCGCCGCACGCTGATGTGCCAGCACCCGCGCCCGGCCTTTAGCGATCAGGCGCTCGACGCGGCGGGTGTTCTCATGGGTGCGGACGGTGCCAATCACCGGCAGCCTCAGATGCCGACGGTCGGGCTCGACGCGCATCGCCCCGGTGGCGAAACAGACCCGGTCAGCTAAAGCTAAAGCGGGCCGATCCCCGGGCGGCCTGAGCCAGCTGCGCCTGGGTCGACGTATCGACCGAGGTCAGCCTGCCTACCGCCCACCCTGCAACGACGCGTTCGCGGCTTCGGTGCTGGCATATGCCCGCCCGGCCGCGCTCATCGCCTGCACGAACTGGTCATGCACGACCGCCGCCTGTGCACACAGCCCCTGATACATCTGTCCGTGCGCCCCGAACAGGGCCGCCACCGCCGCCGAGATCTCGTCAGCACCCGCGGCTAACACGCTCGTGGTGGGGGCCGCCGCCGCCGCGTTGGCGGCGTTGATCGTCGAACCAATGCCGGCCAATTCCGTCGCCGCCGCCTTCAGCTGCTCTGGCTGTGTAAACAAAAACGACATGGCAGGCCCTTCAAAGAATTTGCGTGTTGGGAATGAACGAATCGTATTGAGCACGAGCCGTATTGCAATCAACGTTATATCACCGAGTTCTAACCGTTATATAACAGTTATAAGAGGTGCCCTTATTGTCAACGAGATTTACAGAGGCCGCCGACGAATGTCGATCTGATTGACACACCGACGAAAACTTTGGTCGGGCCCGCGTAACCGGCGCCGACGCGCAGGTCTGCGTCATATCGGTCGCGGGGCGGCCGTCGACGACACCTGCGCGACGACGAACACCGTTGGCCCCGCGCCGCCTTGGTCCAGTGTCACCTCCGTGACGCAAGCCCGCGGCGGGTCTCGCTCGCACGTTCGTAGGGACCGGAACCAGGGTGACCCCGCGTGCGCGGCGGCACGCGCCCCGGTGCGTGCGGTGCATGGCCTCCTGTTGTCTCATTCGCCTCACGCGTTCCGGCACGGCGGGCACTGTGCAGGCCGGTCTATCGGGTACATGTGGGGCAGATGAGGACGGTGTGACGCGTGAGCAGGCCGTCGGCCCGCCGCGACCCCGAGGGCCTTACCCTCGCGACCACCGGTCGGTAGCGCCGGCCAGGCCGGCCACCGGCCTCGCTAGCCTCTGGTCTGTGAACGTAGGAGATTCGGTCAGGCAGTCACTCGATCACTGGGCTCGACAGGAGTGGGAGCGGGCCATCTTTCACGCCTGCGACGCCGTCAACGGAACAGGCAAGAAGCGTTATCCGCAGCTGGGTGTTGCCACTCGGTTCAAGCGCACGATTCGGGACTCGTTGGACATCTTCCATGCGATGGCCGCACCCGGTATCGACTTCGACCGGACCCGCTTTCCCATCGAGGTGAAGTCGGACCTGCCCGACGGTCGTCCCGACATCGCCGACGTCTTGTTCGGCATCCACCGCTACACCCACGGCCACGTCGACGAACTGCCCAAGGGATTCGAATTGACTCGCCACGGATCTCCCGACGTTGGTGTGCACATCTGGCGGGACGGGAAGATCCAGCTTCCCGCCGGGGCCATCCTCGGGCTATTGGCGATCGCCGTGTTCGCGCCGGAGAACAAGGGCGAAGCGATCCCCATCAACTATCAGCTCAGCTGGTACCAGCACAACTTTCAGATCAACGGCTGGTGGGGCTGGCAAGATCACTTTCGCGAGATCATCAGCGGCGCCCAGTTCTCCCGGGTGACGCTGAGCTTCGACAACCGGTGGGACGATTGGTCACCTATTTGATTCGCGAGCTTGCCGTGAGCGCGCCCGAAGGGATTCGAACCCCCAACCTTCTGATCCGTAGTCAGATGCTCTATCCGTTGAGCTACGGGCGCCGATATTCGGTTATCTGCGCGGCGGAGGCGAGAGGATTTGAACCTCCGGTCCCCTTGAAGGGGGACAACTCATTAGCAGTGAGCCCCATTCGGCCGCTCTGGCACGCCTCCATGGACGTACTGAGGGTACCCGACCCCGGAACCGCGCAGCCGCCGAAGGCATAGGCTACACAGCCACAACATATGCTGTCGAAGTGACTGCCCGCCTGCGGCCCGAGCTGGCCGGGCTGCCAGTTTACGTCCCCGGCAAGACCGTGCCCGGCGCCATCAAACTGGCCAGCAACGAGACCGTGTTCGGCCCGCTGCCCAGTGTCCGCGCGGCCATCGAGCGCGCTACCGACGCGGTCAACCGCTATCCCGACAACGGCTGCGTGCAGCTGAAAGCGGCGCTGGCCAAACACCTCAGCGCGGCGAGCACGGCGGATTTCACCGCCGAGCACATCGCCGTGGGCTGCGGCTCGGTCAGCCTGTGCCAGCAGCTCGTTCAGATCAGCGCGTCGGTGGGCGACGAGGTGATCTTCGGGTGGCGCAGCTTCGAGCTCTACCCGCCGCAGGTCCAGGTCGCCGGTGCCATCCCCGTCCGGGTGCCGTTGACCAACCACACCTATGACCTCGGCGCGATGCTCGCCGCGATCAGCGAACGCACCCGGCTGATTTTCGTCTGCAACCCCAACAATCCGACGTCCACGGTCGTCGACCCGGTCGCGCTGGCTCGCTTCGTGCAGGCGGTTCCAGCGCACATCGTGATCGCCATCGACGAGGCCTATGTCGAGTACATCCGCGATGGCATGCTGCCCGACAGCTTGGGGCTGGTCCGCGACCACGACAACGTCGTTGCGCTGCGCACCTTTTCCAAGGCCTACGGGCTGGCGGGCCTGCGGGTCGGCTACGCGATCGGCCACCCGGACGTGATCACCGCGCTGGACAAGGTCTACGTGCCGTTCACCGCGTCCAGCCTGGCTCAGGCCGCGGCCATCGCCTCGCTGGACGCCGCCGACGAGCTACTGGCCCGCACCGACGCCGTGGTAGCCGAGCGCGCCCGCGTCAGCGCCGCGTTGCGGGACGCCGGGTTCAGGCTGCCACCGTCGCAGGCCAACTTCGTCTGGCTGCCCCTGGGACAGCGCACCCGCGACTTCGTGGAGCAGGCCGCCGAAGCGGGCATCGTGGTCCGCCCGTACGGCACCGACGGTGTCCGGGTCACCGTCGGCGCGCCCGACGAAAACGACGCCTTCCTGCGGTTTGCCCGCGCGTGGAACACCGCGGATGCGCGGGAGTTCCGCGACCAACGGTTGGGCGCAAGCGAACCTAGCGGGCCGGGTTGCGGCCGGTGAACGCCACCAGCCGATCCAGCCCGCTGGCATCGTCGGGAACATCGACCGGCTCATCGAATCCGGCGGCGCCGCGCTCGTGCGGCTTGATCAGCTTTCGCGCCAACCCCAGCACGTATTCGGCCAGCGAATCCGACACCTGCACGGAGCGTCCCACAGCGACCCCGTAATCCCAGGCGTGCACCAGGAATTCGATCGAAAAGACCGATACCGCAACCCTGGCGGTCATCGAACCCGGCCCCAGCGCGACCTCGCCTTCCAGGCCGTGCCGGTGCCAGGCGTCCAGGGCCGGTCGGGCCGCGCTGATCACCTGCCGCTCCACCGAATAGGTGTCACCGCTATGCGGGCAATCCGCGAAGTCCGCGCCCACCAGGCCCCCCAGAACCATGATCTCGTTCAGCAGGTGCCCGGTCAGGCCCGCCACGTCGTACTCGGTGCAGGGTGTTGGCCGGGACATGTCGCCGCTGGCGATGGTGCGCAGGACTCGCCGCAGCACCGCGAGCGTGGCTTCGGCGCTGGCCAACTCGTCGGCTGGTGGGGAGTCGGGTGCGGGTCGCAAATCTGGGGCCATGGTGGCCACGCTACGGTCTGGACATGGGCGAAACATACGAATCCGTCACCGTCGAAACCACCGACCAGGTCGCGCAGGTGACGCTGATCGGGCCCGGCAAGGGCAACGCGATGGGGCCCGCCTTCTGGTCGGAGTTGCCGGAGGTGTTCGCAACGCTGGACGCCGACCGAGACGTGCGGGCCATCGTCATCACCGGGTCGGGCAAGAACTTCAGCTATGGCCTGGACGTGCCCGCGATGGGCGGCATGTTCACCCCGCTGATGGCCGCGGGCGCGCTGGCCCGCCCGCGCGCCGACTTCTACACCGAGATACTGCGCATGCAGAAGGCGATCAACGCCGTCGCCGACTGCCGCACCCCCACCATCGCCGCCATCCACGGCTGGTGCATCGGCGGCGGCGTGGACCTGATCTCCGCGGTCGACATCCGCTACGCCAGCGCCGATGCCAAATTCTCGGTGCGCGAGGTCAAGCTGGCCATCGTTGCGGACATGGGCAGCCTGGCCCGCCTGCCGTTGATCCTGGGCGATGGTCACCTGCGGGAGCTGGCGCTGACGGGTAAGGACATCGACGCCGCCCGCGCTGAGAAGATCGGCTTGGTCAACGACGTCTACGAGGACGCCGAGGCCACGCTGGCCGCCGCCCATACCACCGCCGCCGAGATCGCCGCCAACCCGCCGTTGGCGGTCTACGGCATCAAGGACGTGCTCGATCAGCAGCGCACCTCCGCGGTGTCGGAGAACCTGCGCTACGTCGCCGCCTGGAACGCGGCGTTCCTGCCGTCCAACGACTTGACCGAGGGAATCTCGGCGGCGTTTGCCAAGCGCCCGCCGCGGTTCACCGGCGAGTAGGGCCGTGGCGCACGGCAATCGCGGACACGAAGACGGCAAGATCCGGGTCCCGGTGGACCTGGACGCCGTAACGGCGATCGGCGCAGAAGACCACTCCGAGATCGGCGGCGCGGCCGTCGAACGGATCTGGCGGGCCGCACGGCACTGGTACCGGGCCGGCATGCACCCCGCGATCCAGTTGTGCATCCGCCACCACGGCCGGGTGGTGCTCAACCGCGCGATCGGCCACGGCTGGGGCAACGCCCCCACCGACCAACCCGACGCGGAAAAGATCCCCGTCACAACCGACACCCCGTTTTGCGCGTACTCGGCGGCGAAAGCCATCACCGCGACCGTCGTGCACATGCTTGTCGAGCGCGGACACTTCTCACTCGACGATCGGGTCTGCGAGTA comes from the Mycobacterium shinjukuense genome and includes:
- a CDS encoding histidine phosphatase family protein; the protein is MQLLLVRHALPRRTEHGEGSDPDLSDAGLAQVARLPGALARFPISRVVSSPQRRAIQTAQPIAATRDLAVEIDDRFAEYDRDLSAYIPVEQIRAEFPEEWARMAQGQLPSAVDEDSFRARVRAAVADLIAAAAPEDTVAAFSHGGVINVVLHEILGTARLLSFPIDYASVTRLLFSRTGQATVASVNSTEHVWDLLPRNQRW
- a CDS encoding alkyl/aryl-sulfatase, whose protein sequence is MPVDHKPPTAVIASAHGKHSLPWDDTTDFDDADRGFIAALSPCVIKAADGRVVWDNDAYAFLGGPPPTSVHPSLWRQSTLAAKQGLYEVVPGIYQVRGFDISNISFVEGDTGLIVIDPLISTEVAAAALELYRAHRGGDRPVVAVIYTHSHVDHFGGVLGVTTQADVDAGKVAVLAPEGFSAHAVQENVYAGPAMTRRATYMYGTMLDRGPQGQVGCGLGQAPSTGEVGVINPTVNIRTTGQTHRIDGVEIEFQMAPGTEAPAEMHFYFPKYRALCMAENATHNLHNLLTLRGALVRDPHAWSGYLTEAIDTFADRTDVVFASHHWPTWGHQRIVEFLSLQRDLYAYLHDQTLRLLNQGYTGVEIAEIFQLPPALERAWHTHGYYGSVSHNVKAIYQRYMGWFDGNPARLWPHPPEALGPRYVDAIGGIDRVVQLAQQAFDSGDFRWAATLLDHAVFTDSDHGGARALYADTLEQLGYGAENATWRNFFMSGAAELRVGNVGTATQTTSLTLLSQLTPEQIFDGLAIRVNGPRSWELDIAIDVTFRDVDANYRLTLRNGVLVHRERPADPATATVTVRLDTKSRLLGVAAGDFSSAGLEVSGDQTALRSLLGVLEEPDPGFNIVTP
- a CDS encoding lipoprotein LpqH: MKRGLTVAVAGAAILVVGLSGCSSNKSTTGGGTTTAGGTTASPAAGGPKVIIDGKDQNVTGSVVCTTAAGNVNIAIGGAATGIAAVLTDTNPPEVKSVGLGNVNGVTLGYTSGTGQGNATATKNGNTYKITGTATGVDMANPMSPVTKPFEIDVTCS
- a CDS encoding sensor histidine kinase, whose translation is MSSSRPAEARRVWSLRLRLLVGQIVVLAIVCLGITAATELALRHHLLAQLDGQLSGTSYRSALLYPELPRRHEPRYTRAGPGPRFLDAPGQPAGMVAAVVSNGRTVDAGYLTSSGTRAALTPTAQAQLERIAGSRTPVTLNLDGLGRYRVVAAPSRHRADVIVTGLSMAGVDATMFQMLVIFGILTVIALVAATSAGVVIIRRALAPLRRVAQTASEVVDLPLDRGEVALPVRVPQPDANPYTEVGRLGSALNRMLDHIAAALSTRQASETRVRQFVADASHELRTPLAAIRGYTELAQRMGDDRAAVAHAMSRVASETDRITRLVEDLLLLARLDSGRPLEREPVDLSRLAVDAVSDAHVAASDHHWELDLPPEPVVVPGDAPRLHQVLTNLLANARVHTGAGTVVTTRLCTEPCHAVLQVIDNGPGVPVAQQSEVFERFVRGDTSRSRHGGSTGLGLAIVSAVVKAHHGTITLNSRPGHTEFTVRLPLNGWQPHAYQL
- a CDS encoding response regulator transcription factor — its product is MCRADGQPVTVLVVDDELVLAEMVSMALRYEGWNIVTASDGSSAIAAARAQRPDVVVLDVMLPDMSGLDVLQALREQNPRLPVLLLTAKDAVEDRIAGLTAGGDDYVTKPFSLEEVVLRLRALLRRTGVTTADGGAQLVVGDLVLDEDSHEVTRAGEPVTLTSTEFELLRFMMRNSKRVLSKAQILDRVWSYDFGGRSNIVELYISYLRKKIDNGRKPMIHTLRGAGYVLKPAR
- a CDS encoding MmcQ/YjbR family DNA-binding protein is translated as MSDRPAEVGDVHRIAASMPHVKRVEGPKGNAIYQVGGRSFVFFRTPQPDATDPVTGDRYTDVIMLWVESESDKLALVQDPASPFFTTERFDGHPSVLVRASRLAEVSVSELTELVQDAWLSRVSKRRAAAWLASRQP
- a CDS encoding glycoside hydrolase family 25 domain-containing protein, which produces MVDTLFADVSEYQVPVDNSYPYQVLSIRVCDGTYRDHNFALNYAWMRAALDSRRLTFGIVYTYVRPNWLANANTVRTMIDANGGLHRRVALMLDVESGGNPPGDGSSWINRLYWNLADYAGSAARIIGYANAYDFYNMWRVRPPGLRVIAAGYGSNPHLPGQVAHQYTDGSGYSPNLPQGAPPFGRCDMNSADGLTPQQFAAACGITTNGGPLMALTDEEQAELLTKVREIWDQLRGPNGTGWPQLGQNSRGQDLTPVDAIAAIKNDVERLQPPT
- a CDS encoding pyridoxal phosphate-dependent aminotransferase, which translates into the protein MTARLRPELAGLPVYVPGKTVPGAIKLASNETVFGPLPSVRAAIERATDAVNRYPDNGCVQLKAALAKHLSAASTADFTAEHIAVGCGSVSLCQQLVQISASVGDEVIFGWRSFELYPPQVQVAGAIPVRVPLTNHTYDLGAMLAAISERTRLIFVCNPNNPTSTVVDPVALARFVQAVPAHIVIAIDEAYVEYIRDGMLPDSLGLVRDHDNVVALRTFSKAYGLAGLRVGYAIGHPDVITALDKVYVPFTASSLAQAAAIASLDAADELLARTDAVVAERARVSAALRDAGFRLPPSQANFVWLPLGQRTRDFVEQAAEAGIVVRPYGTDGVRVTVGAPDENDAFLRFARAWNTADAREFRDQRLGASEPSGPGCGR